A single window of Lutzomyia longipalpis isolate SR_M1_2022 chromosome 1, ASM2433408v1 DNA harbors:
- the LOC129786250 gene encoding UPF0687 protein C20orf27 homolog isoform X1, which produces MSTAAASSADHCHPHHHDHHVHFDESAIKENLEADNSIVYQKSGEDGVLVHLGFLQINHRYLLELQLPSTVSPAFLFGERIALSRDERCLPNVNCKYIEFTGKVGGHYDLKVEFLAHKEKLLREELHLVNVQNFEEKLKLVLSARVLGRGKGTPMLRNGIHCVGVEQDEESEASDWQGFSKGEGSKGDDDDPEKEVDD; this is translated from the exons ATGAGTACCGCCGCAGCGTCTTCAG CAGACCATTGTCATCCTCATCATCACGATCATCACGTGCACTTTGATGAATCAGCCATAAAGGAGAATTTGGAAGCAGACAACAGTATTGTGTACCAGAAGAGTGGAGAGGATGGTGTGCTGGTTCATCTGGGATTCCTACAGATAAATCATCGATATTTGTTGGAGCTGCAGCTGCCTTCAACGGTGTCACCAGCCTTCCTATTTGGTGAGAGGATTGCACTAAGCAGAGATGAGAGGTGCCTACCCAATGTCAATTGCAAATACATCGAGTTTACGGGAAAAGTGGGAGGACACTATGATCTAAAGGTGGAATTCCTGGCGCATAAAGAGAAACTCCTTCGGGAGGAGCTGCATTTGGTGAATGTTCAGAATTTCGAAGAGAAACTAAAGCTGGTACTCAGTGCGAGAGTCCTGGGACGTGGAAAGGGTACACCAATGCTGAGGAATGGAATCCACTGTGTGGGAGTTGAGCAAGATGAGGAATCCGAAGCTTCCGACTGGCAGGGCTTCTCAAAGGGAGAGGGGTCAAaaggtgatgatgatgatccTGAGAAGGAGGTtgatgattaa
- the LOC129786250 gene encoding UPF0687 protein C20orf27 homolog isoform X2, with the protein MSTAAASSDHCHPHHHDHHVHFDESAIKENLEADNSIVYQKSGEDGVLVHLGFLQINHRYLLELQLPSTVSPAFLFGERIALSRDERCLPNVNCKYIEFTGKVGGHYDLKVEFLAHKEKLLREELHLVNVQNFEEKLKLVLSARVLGRGKGTPMLRNGIHCVGVEQDEESEASDWQGFSKGEGSKGDDDDPEKEVDD; encoded by the exons ATGAGTACCGCCGCAGCGTCTTCAG ACCATTGTCATCCTCATCATCACGATCATCACGTGCACTTTGATGAATCAGCCATAAAGGAGAATTTGGAAGCAGACAACAGTATTGTGTACCAGAAGAGTGGAGAGGATGGTGTGCTGGTTCATCTGGGATTCCTACAGATAAATCATCGATATTTGTTGGAGCTGCAGCTGCCTTCAACGGTGTCACCAGCCTTCCTATTTGGTGAGAGGATTGCACTAAGCAGAGATGAGAGGTGCCTACCCAATGTCAATTGCAAATACATCGAGTTTACGGGAAAAGTGGGAGGACACTATGATCTAAAGGTGGAATTCCTGGCGCATAAAGAGAAACTCCTTCGGGAGGAGCTGCATTTGGTGAATGTTCAGAATTTCGAAGAGAAACTAAAGCTGGTACTCAGTGCGAGAGTCCTGGGACGTGGAAAGGGTACACCAATGCTGAGGAATGGAATCCACTGTGTGGGAGTTGAGCAAGATGAGGAATCCGAAGCTTCCGACTGGCAGGGCTTCTCAAAGGGAGAGGGGTCAAaaggtgatgatgatgatccTGAGAAGGAGGTtgatgattaa
- the LOC129786271 gene encoding uncharacterized protein LOC129786271, whose product MSEYTKSPVVIDGEAIESDDEIVSFSNAYLPIQTATELTESFMASSASSPSRSDPQFSSILHRKLYERNEQLWRHIYNFVQSTVVSASKQIIAADQQLLKSQIILQSVASAVKKMNTSSTQVLERVRDIATANFLPPIKMRSL is encoded by the exons ATGTCGGAGTACACCAAGAGTCCAGTTGTTATTGATGGTGAAGCAATTGAATCAGATGACG agATCGTATCATTTTCCAATGCCTACCTCCCAATCCAGACTGCCACAGAGCTGACGGAGTCTTTTATGGCCTCCAGTGCATCATCCCCATCAAGATCTGATCCACAATTCTCGTCAATTTTGCACAGGAAACTCT ACGAACGAAACGAACAACTTTGGCGtcatatttacaattttgtacAATCAACAGTTGTCTCAGCATCCAAACAAATCATTGCTGCTGATCAGCAACTTCTCAAGAGTCAA ATTATTTTACAATCGGTGGCATCGgctgtgaaaaaaatgaacacaTCTAGCACGCAAGTTCTGGAACGCGTGCGTGATATTGCCACTGCGAATTTTCTTCCTCCAATAAAAATGAGAtctttatga
- the LOC129786262 gene encoding eukaryotic translation initiation factor 1A, X-chromosomal, with protein MPKNKGKGGKNRRRGKNENESEKRELIFKEDEQEYAQVTKMLGNGRLEAMCFDGVKRLCHIRGKLRKKVWINQGDIILVGLRDYQDSKADVILKYTPDEARNLKTYGEFPESVRINDTITFVEDGFDEDIEFDDYISSDEEADSVDAI; from the exons ATGCCGAAGAATAAGGGAAAAGGAGGCAAGAATCGCCGTCGTGGTAAGAATGAGAACGAATCCGAGAAGCGAGAGTTGATCTTCAAGGAGGACGAGCAGGAATACGCGCAAGTGACGAAAATGCTGGGAAATGGCAGACTGGAGGCGATGTGCTTCGATGGAGTTAAGCGACTGTGCCACATTCGGGGGAAATTGCGAAAAAAG GTTTGGATCAATCAGGGAGACATTATTCTTGTTGGCTTGAGGGATTACCAGGACTCAAAGGCAGACGTTATTCTCAAGTATACACCCGATGAAGCAAGGAACCTCAAGACCTACGGCGAATTCCCTGAATCTGTGCGCATTAACGACACAATCACATTCGTTGAGGATGGCTTCGATGAAGATATTGAATTCGACGATTACATCAGTTCGGACGAGGAAGCAGATTCAGTTGATGCCATCTGA
- the LOC129786241 gene encoding uncharacterized protein LOC129786241, with protein MKSVISLIVPCFLAVLAVADDELTGSPLYCQDLNPQSHLDIEQIMGLWYGSEIYTHHDNEERELVYNSCVVIHLGEVTNEMITTERSPRPGEYGYGNTYRGRNSRQNYRYLKLIWDEREKTLEYTMRLNASRRGFWITSAPQGGGPFELEHGTFSGTVQVMKAVGDHLVLTFCQHFPSGTLFSIVLSRQPNTLTFEDIQSVRNLLKRRGLPTTNVRKVCRNGSRRLEGAFSGTILLLLATLPALRKFLVI; from the exons ATGAAGTCAGTGATCAGTTTAATTGTGCCATGCTTCCTAGCTGTCCTTGCGGTGGCGGATGATGAGCTCACAGGATCACCGCTCTACTGCCAAGATCTCAATCCGCAGAGTCATTTGGATATTGAACAA ATCATGGGCTTGTGGTACGGCAGTGAAATCTACACACATCACGACAATGAGGAGCGCGAGCTGGTCTACAACTCCTGCGTGGTGATCCACTTGGGTGAGGTGACCAATGAAATGATCACCACGGAGAGGAGTCCTCGTCCTGGGGAGTATGGCTACGGGAATACATATCGTGGCAGAAATAGTCGGCAGAATTATCGATACCTCAAGCTAATCTGGGATGAAAGGGAGAAGACACTGGAGTACACAATGCGTCTCAATGCATCACGACGTGGCTTTTGGATTACATCGGCACCACAGGGTGGTGGGCCATTTGAACTGGAGCATGGGACATTCAGTGGCACGGTGCAGGTGATGAAAGCCGTGGGAGATCACCTCGTTCTCACCTTCTGCCAACACTTCCCCAGCGGGACACTCTTCTCCATTGTTCTCTCGCGACAGCCCAACACCCTAACTTTCGAG GACATTCAGAGTGTGAGGAATCTCCTGAAGCGACGCGGACTACCCACGACGAATGTACGAAAGGTGTGCCGGAATGGTTCTAGGCGCCTCGAAGGCGCCTTCAGTGGCACCATCCTCCTCCTCCTGGCCACCCTGCCAGCCCTCAGAAAATTTCTGGTAATTTAG